The genomic segment gccttgtaCTGAGGAGcgtggccactcttccataaaggcctgatttgtggaagTGGTATAAAgaacttaagtaaaaatactttaaagtactactttaagaagtttttgggggtatctgtactttactttactatttatatttttggcaacttttacaTTAACTTCACAACATTCCTAAAGAAATGTGTATACTTtctccttacattttccctgacactcaaaagtactACTACCTTTtgaatgtttagcaggacagaaaaattgtccaattcacactcttaaaagagaaaatccctggtcatccctactgcatctgatctggtggactcattaAACACAAAAGCTTCATTTTGGAAATGAGTGTTGGAGAGTGCCcctgtgtaacggttttcttctggggaaagagaggcagatcaaaatgcagcgtggttagttttgtacatctttaataaagatgaaagtacaacgatctacaaaacaagaaccgtgaaaaaaccaaaacagtcctatcttgtgccacaaacacaaagacaggaacaatcacccacaagagaccaaaagaatatggctgcctaaatatggtttccaatcagagacaacgataaacacctgcactgattgagaaccactccaggcaaccatagacttatctagagtactactctaaccacaatcccttaactacaaacaaccccagacaaaacaaaccacataaatccccatgtcacaccctggcctcacCAAAATACTaacgaaaacacagaatactaaggccagggcgtgacaccctgGCTacccgtaaaaaaaaaaaaaaatgaaaacaagAAAATCGTGCCCGGCTGGTTTGCttcatataaggaatttgaaataacttatacttttatttttgatacttaagtatcataattttatatacatttacaaaaaaatctaaaaacctgtttccactttgtcattatgaggtattgtttgtagattgataagaaaaaaaatcattatttaatccatctttagaataagcctgtaatgtaacaaaatgtggaaaaagtaaaggggtctgaattctttttGAATGCACCGTAGTTTATTTAATTAAAACACATAGGATTTgcctatatatggaaaaatacacgtttgAAAATTTTGACCAATTGATTGGTCTAAAGAACATACGACTCTCGGTCGACCAAGATTTTTCTTAGTCGGGGACAGCCTTAATGGAGTTACACTGTTATGTTCTGTCCAAGCCCTCAGTTCAGAGGTCAGATATGATCAGTCTGAAGTCCAGGATGTCCAACTATGGCCTGCAGCATTACCAGTGGCTAACACACACCTGGAACACCTTCCAGACTGAGGTGAGAGGTCACTACTCCAGAGGTCACACACGTCTACACAAACACTTAGTGGTTTTATATCATAACCTAAGAGCAACATTTTAATAagatattacatgtatttattagaggttgtTAGTGTTTTAGTGCTTTAACATGCAAGATTGCTAGTTATAAAGGGTTGCTAATGTAAGTAAACTTTCTTTGACTGTGTGTTCCCCAGTTTAAGTGCTGCGGGGTCATCTACTTCACCGATTGGCTGGAGATGACAGAGATGGAATGGCCACCAGACTCCTGCTGCTCCAATCAGTATCCAGGATGTGCTCGCCACGCCCATTACCGTGACCTCAGTGACCTTCACCAAGAGGTAAGTGACCCCAGGAGTGCCCCAGTGACCCTCTGACCTTATAGTAAGTGTTAGGTTGTGTTAGGTTAGGTTGTGTTAGTGTTAGGTTGCTTGACCTCTGGTGAACTGTTCACCTACTGAACACTCTGACCCCACCATGAAAAGAGTTAGGATCATTACAGGTGATCATTACAGCTCTCTGTAGCCCCAGGTGGATCTTCCAATTGCCAATGATGTACCTTCCCCTGTGACATCATCAGAAAGGGACACACAGGCTTACATATTCCCATTCGCCAAATGAGTAAACCTGTTAGTTCagaagaaacagaaacaataacaagAAACTTTTTGAAATAGGTTACTTACATTCTAAATGGAGTGGAGATGATTTTCTTGGAGTTGGAGTTTTCCACTTAATACTTTCACAACAACCTGTTTCCAATGGGATGTCTATTTGCAGCCTGAAATGACCTGCCGTGTTCAATGGTGGAGAGAAATCCATACAACTCAATTAGAGCCAATCACAGGCTTGATAGCATAGTGTGCCTTCTGGCTGCCGCGGTTGCCAGATTGTTGAGACAGAGTGCAGCTATTACGCCTCATCAAGCCCATCAGGGGACAAGGTATGCCGTGGTCCGGGGCTGAGGGGAACACACAAACAAAGTCTAGTAGGGGGTGAGTTACGACAAACAATGCCAGCTAGCCTGCCAGTAGGATACAGAGAGAATACAAAGCAAACTCACCgtagagtctctctctctatttctatttTAATAACTCACctttctctcacacacccacacaaacacacaggcaggcatgcaggcaggcagataggtaggcaggcaaacagacaggcaaacaggcaggcagtcaaacagaaaggcaggcaggtaggcaagcaagcaggcaggtaggtaggcaggtaggtaggaaaacaggcaggcaggcaggcaggcaggcaggcaggtaggcaggcaggcaggcaggcaggcaggcaggcaggcaggcaggcagacagtagGGCAGGCAAACAGGCAGTCATGCAGGCAGGCAACAGGCAGTCATGCCGGCAAGCAGGCAGGTAGGGCCGCACACACTCAGTCTTCTTTCCTCAGAAGGAAAcaccctcatctccccatctccagcTCAACCACTGTCCTGGTCTAACCCCAAACCATCCCTGTCCCCTATCCCATCTACAGCTCAACCACTGTCCTGGTCTAACCCCAAACCATCCCTGTCCCCTATCCCATCTACAGCTCAACCACTGTCCTGGTCTAACACCAAACCATCCCTGTCCCCTATCCCATCTACAGCTCAACCACTGTCCTGGTCTAACCCCAAACCAACCCTGTCCCCTATCCTATCTACAGCTCAAACACTGTCCTGGTCTAACTCCAAACCATCCCTGTCCCCTATCCCATCTACAGCTCAACTACTGTCCTGGTCTAACCCCAAACCAACCCTGTCCCCTATCCCATCTACAGCTCAACCACTGTCCTGGTCTAACCCCAAACCATCCCTGTCCCCTATCCCATCTACAGCTCAACCACTGTCCTGGTCTAACCCCAAACCAACCCTGTCCCCTATCCCATCTACAGCTCAACCACTGTCCTGGTCTAAACCCAAACCAACCCTGTCCCCTATCCCATCTACAGCTCAACCACTGTCCTGGTCTAACCCCAAACCAACCCTGTCCCCTATCCCATCTACAGCTCAACCACTGTCCTGGTCTAACCCCAAACCAACCCTGTCCCCTATCCCATCTACAGCTCAACCACTGTCCTGGTCTAACCCCAAACCATCCCTGTCCCATCTACAGCTCAACCACTGTCCTGGTCTAACCCCAAACCATCCCTGTCCCATCTACAGCTCAACCACTGTCCTGGTCTAACCCCAAACCATCCCTGTCCCCTATCCCATCTACAGCTCAACCACTGTCCTGGTCTAACCCCAAACAAACCCTGTCCCCTATCCCATCAACAGCTCAACCACTGTCCTGGTCTAACCCCAAACCATCCCTGTCCTTTATCCCATGTCTGACCACCTCCACCTCAACATGTCTGTCTGCTGTGTGTAGTCAACACTGTTAACCCCCTAGCCTTAGCAACAGTTCCCCTCCCTGTGGTCCAGGCCAAGTGGTGTGTCTCTAACAGGGTTCTAGCAGGCCCGGTGTGCCCGGTGCAGACTGCCAGGCTGCCCCTTGTCACCTGGGTGAGAAATGCTGGGTGACATGGTGTTCCTGCCTGACATACACGTACAGGGGCTTCCAAGTGGTGCTGTGGTCTAAGATGCTTCATCtcaggtgtcactacagacaacctggttcaaatccagactgtatcacagccggccgtgattggtagtcccatagagcggcgcacaattgcCCCAGTGTCATCCAAGTTTGGCCGGTGTAGACCATCgttgtaaataataaataaaaatacacaccTGGACTGGCTTGCCTGGGAAAGATGAAGGTAGAGGGTGGAGAAAGGGGAGGTTGTGACACTGGAAAAAAAGAGGGAAGtgggggaaagggaggaggaggtaaaGAGAGTGCCGATAcaggaaaagggggagagagaggctacTAATTGTGTTAAATGTCAACTCTGAGAGGTTCTTATGAAATGTGTGCTGCTGCTACGCCTCACTAAGTAGAACCAGGCATACAGAGGGACAAAGAGATGCTGTGTGTCGTGAGGATGAGTCAGTCTGTAGAGGAGGGAGTCAGGAGGGAGTCAGTCAGTAGAGGAGGGAGTCAGGAGGGAGTCAGTCAGTAGAGGAGGGAGTCAGTCAGTAGAGGAGGGAGTCAGTCAGTAAAGGAGGGAGTCAGTCAGTGGAGGAGGGAGTCAGGAGGGAGTCAGTCAGTAGAGGAGGGAGTCAGTCAGTAGAGGAGGGAGTCAGGAGGGAGTCAGTCAGTAAAGGAGGGAGTCAATGGGAATGTGTGGAGTATCCTTTCTATCTcctgtctgttttctctctctttctttgtcacatctctctccccccacgtTTACTAccctttctcctttcctcccacttttctctcactctctctcccacatctctctctctctcgctctctctctctctctggcagcagTAAGGTGTAGAGTAGATCTGGTATGTAGCAGCCCGAGAGTGAATATCCCCCAGTCAGGAAGTAATAGGCTGGCCTTTCTACACCTCCACTACTATTCCCTCTCTTTCCACACTTCTCAAccaccttcctctcttcccctacatctctctttctcccactctctccccctctgtttctttctctccatgTACATGTCCTCCATGTGATAGGATGAGGGAGCGTTTTCATTTTGTTCCTACAGCAGATGTACAGCTCACAGACTTAGTATGGGAGGTCTGCCCCTGGCAAGACAGACAGACTCAAACATTGAAACAACATGAATATGATATAAATGTAACATTAATATAACATGGATCAAACGTATGCCATATTTCAACATGAAAAAGCTTCAACTCTTAAAATGACAAGCCCTTAttgtgttcctctgtctgtctgtctgtctgtctgtctgtctgtctgtctgtctgtctgtctgtctgtctgtctgtctgtctgtctgtgtactaCAGGGCTGCGGGCCGAAGATCTACAGTTTCATCCGGGGGACTAAGCAACTGCAGGTGCTGCGGTTCCTGGGTGTGTCTATAGGAGTGGCCCAGATTCTGGCcatgaccctgaccctaaccctgctcTGGGCCCTCTACTACGACCGCAAGCCCCCTGAGCCCACTGCGCCCGAACCCCCCACAGGAACCGACCCTGGACCTCTAACCATCACCCACCCACCCCAAGGGGAGGCTCCTAAATCGGGTATCACTCGCCCGGCCCCGGCTGAGGCCTGGTCCAATAATGCAACCACATCTAACGGACATGGACACACCCAGTTTGAGATGGAGACACTGTCCTAgcgggggggtgggggagggggatacaCTGTCCACCCATCTGCCCCTCACACCACCGCTCACCCCTACTTCACAGACACTGGAAGAGGGAAAGAATAAGGGGATGAGAAGAAAGTGTGAGActggatagggggagagaggggggagagaaaaacGAGGGTAGGAGACATGAGAGAGATTGGGCACAGTTGCAGGAGAGTGAATACCCCCCataccccccctctctttcccgttggacaacatgacaatgacatACTGGACTGTGGGACTTTGCAGGACTATTTTGTCACAGCTGGGATTGGAAATTGTCAGAGAAACGAAATAACTATAAGCCGAGGCTTGCTCCTTTAGTGTCACCACTATCCGgtagtgaggaggggagggaatcGTTGTAGTTTTCCCAACTTCCCTCCTCCTCGTTGGGAATGTTTGGGAATTTCACCACTAGCACTGACTGGATGAAACCTGTTCAGCAAAGACTGCTGTAAGGACATGTCAACTCTTCATCTCACTCAAAACACACCAAACCAAGGAAATGGAGTTTATCTGGATATTTGGAAATATCATGTCTTAATTTGACAGACCTGTTGGAATCCACAAGAATGACTCAGCCACATTAATGAGTGTTTGTGCAGCAGTCAGAGTGTATTATCGTTGTCTACTATAAACGGAACATGATATTGGCTATTTATCTCTGGCTCTGTGAGAATAATGCATTTCAGCTCAAACAATAATCTGTGCATTTAATCATTTCAGAGGGGTTGTGAAATATACTGTGTGTTTGCCAAAGAATAATAACACAACCAAGCGTTTGTTCTCTGATACAGATCACTGTCAGCATGACACTCTTAGGGatgaaaaataaaatgttctTTCATCGCCacacaaaacaaatcaaatgtatttatatagcccttcgtacatcagctgatatctcaccgtgctgtacagaaacccagcctaaaaccccaaacagcaagcaatgcaggtgtagaagcacggtggctaggaaaaactccctagaaaggtccaaacctaggaagaaacctagagaggaaccaggctatgtggggtggccagtcctcttctggctgcgccgggtggagattataacagaacatggccaagatgttcaaatgttcataaatgaccagcatggtcaaataataataatcacagtagttgtcgagggtgcagcaagtcagcaccacAGTACGTATCATACATTTGAAGTGAACAGAATTCATTCTGGGAGAACTATGAGAATGATATGTGGGAGAGTATGGTCTTTCATTTTGAAATAACATACCCTGctttcagtggaggctgctgaggggaggacgactcataataataTCAGTAATGGAGCAAATGGAAACCATGTTTAGTTTCTGTGACAATTTCCAATCCCAGCTGTTACAAAATAGTCCTAAAAAGTCCCACATAGAAACCATGTCTTTGATACCAATCCACTCATTCTGCtacagccattaccatgagcccttCCTCCGTAATTAAGGTGCTATTGATAATCCATAGTATTTATAGCTAGAAGGGCAGTCGGTAaactgcagctgtcaccacctaCTGAATGTCAGAAACATCCCCTAAGATCCTTTAAGTCACTGGTGATTATATTTTGTGTTTGCCCTCTATCTATGTGTCCCCTTGCTGTGTGTCCCCTTGCAGTGTGTCTCCTTGCTGTGTGTCTCCTTGCAGTGTGTCTCCTTGCTGTGTGTCTCCTTGCAGTGTGTCCCCTTGCAGTGTGTCTCCTTGCAGTGTGTCTCCTTGCAGTGTGTCCCCTTGCTGTGTGTCTCCTTGCAGTGTGTCCCCTTGCAGTGTGTCTCCTTGCTGTGTGTCCCCTTGCAGTGTGTCTCCTTGTAGTGTGTCTCCTTGCAGTGTGTCTCCTTGCTGTCTGTCCCCTTGCAGTGTGTCCCCTTGCATTGTGTCTCCTTGCTATGTGTCCCCTTGCAGTGTGTCTCCTTGCTGTGTGTCTCCTTGCTGTGTGTCTCCTTGCTGTGTGTCTCCTTGCAGTGTGTCTCCTTGCTGTGTGTCTCCTTGCAGTGTGTCCCCTTGCAGTGTGTCTCCTTGCAGTGTGTCTCCTTGCAGTGTGTCCCCTTGCTGTGTGTCCCCTTGCAGTGTGTCTCCTTGCAGTGTGTCCCCTTGCAGTGTGTCCCCTTGCAGTGTGTCTCCTTGCTGTGTGTCTCCTTGCAGTGTGTCCCCTTGCAGTGTGTCTCCTTGCAGTGTGTCCCCTTGCAGTGTGTCTCCTTGCAGTGTGTCTCCTTGCTATGTGTCCCCTTGCAGTGTGTCTCCTTGCTGTGTGTCTCCTTGCAGTGTGTCCCCTTGCAGTGTGTCTCCTTGCAGTGTGTCTCCTTGCAGTGTGTCCCCTTGCTGTGTGTCCCCTTGCTGTGTGTCCCCTTGCTGTGTGTCCCCTTGCTGTGTGTCCCCTTGCAGTGTGTCTCCTTGCTGTGTGTCCCCTTGCTGTGTGTCCCCTTGCTGTGTGTCCCCTTGCTGTGTGTTCCCTTGCTGTGTGTCCCCTTGCTGTGTGTTCCCTTGCTGTGTGTCCCCTTGCAGTGTGTCTCCTTGCTGTCTGTCCCCTTGCAGTGTGTCCCCTTGCTGTGTGTTCCCTTGCTGTGTGTCCCCTTGCTGTGTGTTCTCTTGCCGTGTGTCCCCTTGCCGTCTGTCCCCTTGCTGTCTGTCCCCTTGCAGTGTGTCCCCTTGCTGTGTGTCCCCTTGCAGTGTCCCCTTGCAGTGTGTCCCCTCGCTGTGTGTCCCCTTGCAGTGTGTCTCCTAGCTGTGTGTCCCCTTCAAGTCCCTCATCAAAGGACTCTGGTCCTCCATGGCTTTCAGCAAGGATACTCCAGAGGTGTTACACTTAAATGCTGCTGGTCCCAACCTAAGGGTTCCTAGGGGACAGAGAGACGTACTGTATGGGCAGGGTGAATGAAGGTTGCAGAGTCCCCTTTCAAAGTATACCCTTCATTGGAGAAGCAAAGGCCGATCCCATAACTTTTGGCCATTTACTCCTTACTGATGCACTAAAAGTAGAAGCGAGGATTAGAAAGGTATCAGCAATATGGTTCCAGCTACACCTAGCCCTCCAGGTTGGCAGCTTTCTGACAGTTTCACTCATTTCAGATCAGCAAGGACAAACCTGAAAGTGTGTATGGAAGTGGTTATGGGTTGGTTCAAGGTCTCAGAGAGACAGGCGATTGGGCCAGTGTATATTGAGTAACAACTTTAACTTAGACATTTTTGATGGAGGGGGAGAAAGTGCCTGTTtaaaagaagaggaggatggatggaaggcccctctgtctctctctctctccctccctccttctcctccctccttccctcgctctGTTTGCTGCTTGACAATGTGAAGATATGATTTATGGAAGAGGGAAAGGCGTGTAGCCCCGCTGTCACAGTGGGTTACAAAAGACATATTGTTTTCTTGCtggtcgctctctctcccctcctctctgcctcctacaTCAATTCACTTATTAATCCTGGTGGgatacgtctgtgtgtgtgtctgtgagtgtgtgtgtctgtgtgtgtgagagagagagaaacagtgtggTGTACAGACAGTAAGCCTCTTCATTCCTCTTGTCTAGcacatacagaaccagtcaaaagtttagacacaccgaCTAATtccagtgtttttctttatttttactattgtctacattgtagaataatagtgaagacatcaaaactatgaaataacacatatggaatcatgtagtaagcaaattgaaatatattttaaactcttccaagtagccacccttggccttgatgattgctttgcacattcttggcattctctcaaccagcttcatgaggaatgcttttccaacagcctcgaaggagttcccacatatgctgagcacatgttggctgcttttccttccctctgcggtccaactcatcccaaaccatctcaattgggttgaggtcggaggattgtggaggccaggacatctgatgcagcactccatcactctccttcttggtcaaatagcccttaaacagcctggaggtgtgctgggtcattgtcctgttaaaaaacaaatgatagtcccactaagcgcaaaccagatgggatggtgtatcgctgcagaatgctgtggtagccatgctggttaagtgtgtcttcaattctaaataaatcactgacactgTCACCAgctaagcacccccacaccatcacatctcctcctccatgcttcacggtgggaactacacatgcagagatcatcagttcacctactctgcgtctcacaaagacacaacagttggaaccaaaaatctcaaatttggactcatcagaccaaaggccagatttctaccagtctaatgttcattgctcatgATTtgtggcccaagcaagtctcttcttattattggtgtcctttagtagtggtttctttgcagcaaatcgaccataaaggcctgattcatgcagtctcctctgaacagttgatgttgagatgtgtctgttacttgaactctgtgaagcaattatttgggctgcaatttctgaggctggtaactctaatgaactcatcctctgcagcagaggtaactctgggtcttcctttcctgtggcggccgtcacgagagccagtttcatcatagcgcttgatggtttttgagactacTTGAAGACtgcacattgactgaccttcatgtcttaaagtaatgatggactgttg from the Oncorhynchus keta strain PuntledgeMale-10-30-2019 chromosome 33, Oket_V2, whole genome shotgun sequence genome contains:
- the LOC118366265 gene encoding tetraspanin-12-like, translated to MAREDAVRCLRCLLYAINLLFWLMSICVLGVAAWLRDYLNTVLTLAAHTRLEEAAVLTYSPAVHPVIIAVCCFLIIVAMVGYCGTLKCNLLLLSWYFGSLLVIFCVELASGVWTYDEPSVQRSDMISLKSRMSNYGLQHYQWLTHTWNTFQTEFKCCGVIYFTDWLEMTEMEWPPDSCCSNQYPGCARHAHYRDLSDLHQEGCGPKIYSFIRGTKQLQVLRFLGVSIGVAQILAMTLTLTLLWALYYDRKPPEPTAPEPPTGTDPGPLTITHPPQGEAPKSGITRPAPAEAWSNNATTSNGHGHTQFEMETLS